The Candidatus Methylomirabilota bacterium genome has a segment encoding these proteins:
- a CDS encoding phytoene/squalene synthase family protein, with protein sequence MAGGELTTALLRRVSRSFYLSVAVLPKAVRPTIGLAYLLARASDTIADTRLIERAARIGHLERLRAALDDGGGSVAAVAGATAGSQTLASERSLLERLPECLTAFRALPGPDRGRVRAVLSTIIEGQIQDLRVFPGEDEGKLAALETAEDLDRYTYLVAGCVGEFWTEVHVAHRPRLRRWDLPRMRALGVRLGKGLQLTNVLRDLPRDLRQGRCYLPRQDLARLGLEPRDLLDPARDAAVRPLLMEWLNRALDHYEAGWQYTFAIPRREARMRLACAWPLLIGLRTLDRLAATPGWLDPAVTLKVPRVAVYGLMAHSLGTVWSTRALGRQARRLRARIRP encoded by the coding sequence GTGGCGGGCGGCGAACTCACGACCGCCCTCCTCCGGCGGGTGAGCCGATCCTTCTACCTCTCCGTCGCGGTCCTGCCGAAGGCGGTGCGCCCGACCATCGGCCTCGCCTACCTGCTCGCGCGTGCCTCCGACACCATCGCCGACACCCGTCTGATCGAGCGCGCCGCGCGTATCGGGCATCTCGAGCGCCTGCGCGCGGCGCTCGACGACGGCGGCGGCTCGGTCGCCGCGGTGGCGGGCGCCACCGCCGGGTCCCAGACACTCGCATCCGAGCGCTCGCTGCTGGAGCGGCTGCCCGAGTGCCTGACCGCCTTTCGCGCGCTGCCCGGACCCGATCGCGGTCGGGTCCGCGCGGTGCTCTCCACGATCATCGAGGGCCAGATCCAGGACCTGCGTGTCTTCCCGGGCGAGGACGAGGGCAAGCTGGCCGCGCTGGAGACCGCGGAGGATCTCGATCGTTACACCTATCTGGTGGCGGGCTGCGTGGGCGAGTTCTGGACCGAGGTGCACGTGGCCCATCGCCCGCGCCTGCGTCGCTGGGACCTGCCCCGCATGCGCGCGCTCGGCGTGCGGCTCGGCAAAGGGCTCCAGCTCACCAACGTGCTGCGCGACCTGCCGCGGGACCTGCGTCAGGGCCGCTGCTACCTGCCCCGCCAGGACCTGGCCCGCCTCGGGCTCGAGCCGCGCGACCTGCTCGACCCGGCGCGCGACGCCGCGGTGCGCCCGCTCCTGATGGAATGGCTCAACCGCGCGCTCGATCACTACGAGGCGGGCTGGCAGTACACGTTCGCGATCCCGCGCCGGGAGGCGCGCATGCGCCTGGCCTGCGCCTGGCCGCTGCTCATCGGGCTGCGAACGCTCGACCGGCTGGCCGCCACGCCGGGCTGGCTCGATCCCGCGGTGACGCTCAAGGTGCCGCGCGTCGCGGTCTACGGTCTGATGGCGCACTCGCTCGGCACGGTGTGGTCCACGCGCGCGCTCGGGCGCCAGGCGCGGCGGCTGCGCGCGCGCATCCGACCGTGA
- a CDS encoding PhzF family phenazine biosynthesis protein — MIAPIPVIQADIFTTQPFAGNPAAAVLDAEHLDEAAMQRIAGEMLVPGTAFVSAPRGADADWRLRMFTPKRPVAYSGHTALCATHALVEAGRVPGARVTFDTPAGRLRVEIERGKGPALMWLEPPLPACTVPDHDVIQILDAIGLPRAGLAGWARPAATSDGDLLLPLRDLATLRALQPDMSRLAALRSGQKARGVCCVSRETVDADSGTHCRFFAPHYGLPEDIATGSVHSPMAVWLLEAGALDVRGDRTRFTAEQGDGLGRPGRLRVEATTATGRATRVRVGGRAVTVLHGSLTPGP, encoded by the coding sequence GTGATCGCGCCGATCCCGGTCATCCAGGCCGACATCTTCACCACGCAGCCGTTCGCGGGCAATCCGGCGGCCGCCGTCCTGGACGCCGAGCACCTCGACGAGGCCGCCATGCAGCGCATCGCCGGCGAGATGCTCGTGCCCGGCACCGCCTTCGTGTCCGCGCCGCGGGGCGCCGACGCGGACTGGCGGCTCCGCATGTTCACCCCGAAGCGCCCGGTCGCCTACTCGGGCCACACCGCCCTGTGCGCGACCCACGCGCTGGTGGAGGCGGGCCGCGTGCCCGGCGCCCGGGTGACGTTCGACACCCCGGCCGGCCGGCTCCGCGTGGAGATCGAGCGGGGCAAGGGGCCCGCGCTCATGTGGCTCGAGCCGCCCCTGCCCGCCTGCACGGTGCCCGACCACGACGTGATCCAGATCCTGGACGCCATCGGGCTCCCTCGCGCCGGGCTCGCCGGCTGGGCCCGGCCGGCCGCGACGTCCGACGGGGACCTCCTGCTGCCCCTGCGCGATCTCGCGACGCTCCGCGCGCTCCAGCCCGACATGAGCCGCCTGGCCGCCCTCCGCAGCGGACAGAAGGCGCGCGGCGTCTGCTGCGTCTCGCGCGAGACGGTGGACGCCGACTCCGGCACGCACTGCCGATTCTTCGCTCCCCACTACGGCCTGCCCGAGGACATCGCGACCGGCTCGGTGCACTCGCCGATGGCGGTCTGGCTGCTGGAGGCCGGCGCGCTCGACGTGCGCGGCGACCGCACGCGGTTCACCGCCGAGCAGGGCGACGGCCTGGGGCGCCCCGGCCGCCTCCGGGTCGAGGCGACGACGGCCACCGGCCGCGCCACCCGCGTGCGTGTCGGGGGACGCGCGGTCACCGTGTTGCACGGCAGCCTGACGCCGG